A single genomic interval of Armigeres subalbatus isolate Guangzhou_Male chromosome 1, GZ_Asu_2, whole genome shotgun sequence harbors:
- the LOC134206705 gene encoding transcription factor grauzone-like has translation MSVCLTCGKAINFDDQPLTVSENKKVQNALCKHFWFGEHQYLQSVICRSCWLKIEEFHLFYCEVEELHAHQLYPHIQLLEIKQEIGTTAEDFMEAEGDVDSGELYAIKGEKPSYEGDEKVCIEADGIEKIRKSLRPLKVKDPIDDDDVKSEIEDEDSNAGDEDYKHSDSEYTNSDGSNTAEEAEGCSKRTKKHPKATKEEKLAIQKYISEHILLECDTCAVRYITIKELHEHSMEDHNKPATVLCCNRSISNRFRFEEHIRYHLNPNRFKCSQCSRACPNRDALRKHIQQVHTTEDAKLYNCQKCTRKFSTKKGLARHEKIHDESDNEGTGTKRRSRAVDNEKMIAENINLECDSCQKKFESFGSLQKHSSKEHSKLAYVFCCDLRFNKKPRLIDHVLFHLDPTSFQCKICHKNLPHTESLRRHMDSNHAPAELKTLKCSMCPKMFTHLKFLKTHERYHNRRWLCEICNKKFICEANLKYHHKTIHTKELNYVCHVCARTFNIYSSYRSHLETHDVSPKKKPQKPPVQCPVCNAWTGKLSHHMRLHSGTQTCEICGKECKNAISYRYHMKNHEMGDFVCSVCGKGFKREITLKEHMASHTGVSLYSCDFCDRTFNSNANKASHRKKMHPQQWLEDKLRKKAAKLAESAS, from the exons ATGTCTGTTTGTTTGACCTGTGGCAAGGCAATTAATTTCGACGATCAGCCCCTCACGGTCAGCGAGAATAAAAAAGTGCAGAATGCATTATGCAAGCATTTCTGGTTCGGC GAGCATCAATACCTTCAGAGCGTCATCTGCCGTTCATGTTGGCTCAAAATTGAAGAATTCCATCTATTCTATTGTGAAGTGGAGGAACTGCACGCCCATCAGTTGTACCCGCACATACAACTGTTGGAGATCAAACAGGAAATTGGCACCACCGCGGAAGATTTTATGGAAGCAGAAGGCGATGTAGACAGCGGTGAATTATATGCGATTAAAGGTGAGAAACCCAGTTACGAAGGTGACGAAAAGGTGTGCATTGAAGCTGATGGTAtcgaaaaaattagaaaaagtcTCCGACCGTTGAAAGTTAAGGATCCTATTGACGACGATGACGTCAAATCTGAAATTGAGGACGAAGATTCAAACGCAGGCGACGAAGATTACAAGCATTCCGATTCAGAATATACGAATTCAGATGGAAGTAATACTGCTGAAGAAGCCGAAGGATGTTCGAAACGCACAAAAAAGCATCCTAAGGCCACAAAAGAAGAAAAGCTGGCAATCCAAAAATATATTTCAGAACATATTTTACTTGAATGTGATACCTGTGCGGTGCGATATATCACCATCAAGGAGCTGCATGAACATTCAATGGAAGATCACAATAAGCCAGCAACTGTTTTGTGTTGTAACCGTAGCATCTCGAACCGTTTCCGATTTGAGGAACACATACGATACCATTTGAATCCGAATCGGTTCAAATGCTCACAATGCTCGAGAGCCTGTCCCAATCGGGACGCACTCCGCAAACACATACAACAGGTGCACACAACAGAGGATGCGAAGCTATACAATTGTCAAAAGTGCACTAGAAAATTTTCTACGAAAAAGGGATTAGCCCGACATGAGAAGATCCACGACGAATCCGACAACGAAGGAACTGGTACGAAGCGCCGATCACGAGCTGTGGACAATGAAAAGATGATCGCAGAAAACATAAACCTTGAGTGCGATTCGTGCCAAAAGAAATTCGAGTCATTTGGAAGTTTGCAAAAGCACTCATCTAAGGAGCATTCAAAGCTCGCGTATGTTTTTTGCTGTGATTTGAGATTCAATAAGAAGCCACGACTCATCGATCATGTTCTTTTCCACTTGGACCCAACCAGCTTTCAGTGCAAAATTTGCCACAAAAATTTACCCCATACTGAATCCCTCAGGCGCCACATGGATAGTAATCACGCACCGGCAGAATTAAAAACGCTCAAATGCAGCATGTGCCCTAAGATGTTTACGCATCTGAAGTTCCTTAAGACTCACGAGCGCTATCACAACCGCAGGTGGTTGTGCGAAATTTGCAACAAGAAATTCATCTGCGAAGCTAACTTGAAGTATCATCACAAGACGATCCATACCAAGGAGCTGAACTATGTGTGTCATGTCTGTGCCAGAACGTTCAACATCTACTCCTCGTATCGGTCCCATCTTGAAACGCACGATGTATCCCCGAAGAAGAAACCGCAAAAACCGCCAGTGCAGTGCCCGGTTTGCAACGCCTGGACCGGCAAACTGTCCCACCATATGCGACTGCACTCGGGAACGCAAACGTGTGAAATTTGCGGCAAGGAATGCAAAAACGCGATCTCCTATCGGTACCACATGAAGAACCACGAGATGGGAGACTTTGTATGCTCGGTTTGTGGCAAGGGTTTCAAGAGGGAAATCACATTGAAG gaaCATATGGCATCGCACACTGGGGTCAGCCTGTACAGTTGTGACTTCTGCGATCGAACGTTCAACTCGAATGCCAACAAAGCTTCGCATCGCAAGAAGATGCATCCGCAGCAGTGGCTCGAGGACAAGTTGAGGAAAAAGGCGGCCAAGCTGGCAGAGTCTGCGTCGTAG